A single window of Flavobacterium aestivum DNA harbors:
- a CDS encoding TIGR00266 family protein: MQAHEIDYQIFGEEMQYVEIELDPQEIVIAEAGSFMMMENNIQMETIFGDGSAQQSGSGLFGKLLNAGKRVLTGESLFMTAFLNQGNSKSKVSFASPYPGKILPIDLTQFQGKFICQKSSFLCAAKGVSVGIEFSQKLGRGLFGGEGFIMQKIEGDGMAFVHSGGTMAKKELAPGEVLKVDTGCIIGFTKDVDYDIEFIGGIKNSLFGGEGLFYATLRGPGTVYIQSLPFSRLADRIIASAPRSGGNSREEGSLLGGLGNLLDGDNRF, encoded by the coding sequence ATGCAAGCACACGAAATAGATTATCAGATTTTTGGAGAAGAAATGCAATATGTAGAAATAGAGCTTGATCCACAAGAAATAGTAATTGCCGAAGCAGGCAGTTTTATGATGATGGAAAACAATATCCAGATGGAAACGATATTTGGAGATGGTTCCGCGCAACAATCAGGTTCAGGCTTGTTTGGTAAACTTCTGAATGCTGGGAAAAGAGTTTTAACAGGCGAAAGCTTGTTCATGACAGCATTTTTAAACCAAGGAAATAGCAAAAGCAAAGTTTCTTTTGCCTCACCATATCCTGGAAAAATTCTTCCGATTGATTTAACACAATTTCAAGGTAAATTTATCTGCCAAAAAAGTTCATTCTTATGTGCGGCCAAAGGCGTTTCGGTTGGAATAGAATTCTCCCAAAAACTAGGTCGCGGTCTATTTGGAGGTGAAGGTTTCATCATGCAAAAAATAGAAGGAGACGGAATGGCATTTGTACATTCTGGAGGAACAATGGCAAAAAAAGAATTAGCTCCTGGCGAAGTCCTAAAAGTAGATACGGGTTGTATTATTGGTTTTACAAAAGACGTAGATTATGACATCGAATTTATAGGCGGTATCAAGAACTCTCTTTTTGGAGGAGAAGGTTTATTTTACGCAACCCTTCGTGGTCCAGGAACTGTTTACATACAATCATTACCTTTCAGCAGATTAGCGGATAGAATCATCGCATCGGCACCAAGATCAGGTGGTAATAGCCGTGAAGAAGGAAGTTTACTTGGCGGACTAGGAAATCTTTTGGATGGTGATAATCGTTTTTAA
- a CDS encoding thrombospondin type 3 repeat-containing protein, with the protein MKHLNKLLVAVTMAVGLSSQAQDRDNKWAIGFGVNAIDYRSSAGDDFMSHFDQPFMVSDNWNILPSVSYINASRYVGSGFIVGLTGSINQIDRFVVPVAGKTLNGPNDYAVVNPGDLMYYGIDATVTYSFMELIKSKVIEPTLSVGGGYTFLGDESYGTVNPGIGLNLWFTENVGLSLLGTYKKSFGDRQYAGTNTPDAPSYTQYSAGITFKFGAKDTDGDGIYDKDDACPDVAGLKQFNGCPDTDGDGITDASDKCPTIAGPAEFQGCPDTDGDGIADPDDACPEVAGLKQLKGCPDTDGDGVTDASDKCPTVAGPASNGGCPELDSDKDGVIDKEDACPTVAGPASNKGCPEVTEQVLQELKVQARAVYFVTGKAVLATADKGATDGRLEAIKEILKNYPNAKFAIEGHTDNTGSAKVNQKLSEDRAKVVMDKLIEKGVNPANLTSAGFGSTKPVATNKTKEGRALNRRTEIRHIGSVYEGKL; encoded by the coding sequence ATGAAACATCTTAACAAACTTTTAGTTGCTGTAACTATGGCAGTGGGATTAAGTTCTCAAGCGCAAGACAGGGACAATAAATGGGCTATCGGTTTTGGAGTTAACGCGATTGACTACAGATCTAGTGCTGGTGATGACTTTATGAGTCATTTTGATCAACCTTTTATGGTAAGTGATAACTGGAACATTCTTCCTTCAGTTTCTTATATTAACGCTTCTAGATACGTAGGAAGTGGATTTATCGTTGGACTTACAGGGTCTATCAACCAAATTGATAGATTTGTAGTGCCAGTTGCAGGAAAAACTCTTAATGGACCTAATGATTATGCAGTTGTAAATCCTGGAGATTTAATGTATTATGGTATTGATGCTACAGTTACTTATAGCTTCATGGAATTAATCAAGTCTAAAGTAATTGAGCCAACTTTAAGCGTTGGTGGTGGTTATACTTTCTTAGGAGATGAGAGCTACGGAACTGTAAATCCTGGAATAGGATTAAACCTTTGGTTTACTGAAAACGTTGGTCTTTCTTTATTGGGAACTTACAAAAAATCTTTCGGAGACAGACAATATGCTGGAACTAATACTCCAGATGCTCCTTCTTACACTCAATATTCTGCAGGTATTACTTTCAAGTTTGGTGCTAAAGATACTGATGGAGATGGAATCTATGATAAAGATGATGCTTGTCCAGACGTTGCAGGTTTAAAACAATTCAATGGTTGTCCTGATACAGACGGTGATGGTATTACTGATGCTTCAGACAAATGTCCTACGATTGCTGGTCCAGCTGAATTCCAAGGATGTCCTGATACAGACGGAGACGGTATAGCTGATCCAGATGATGCTTGTCCAGAAGTTGCAGGTTTAAAACAACTTAAAGGATGTCCTGATACAGACGGTGACGGTGTTACTGATGCTTCAGACAAATGTCCTACAGTTGCTGGTCCAGCTAGCAATGGTGGTTGTCCTGAATTAGATTCTGACAAAGATGGTGTTATCGACAAAGAAGATGCTTGTCCTACAGTAGCTGGTCCTGCTAGCAACAAAGGATGTCCAGAAGTAACTGAGCAAGTATTACAAGAACTTAAAGTACAAGCTAGAGCGGTATACTTCGTAACTGGTAAAGCTGTATTGGCAACTGCTGATAAAGGAGCTACAGATGGTAGATTAGAAGCGATTAAAGAAATCCTTAAAAACTACCCTAATGCTAAATTTGCTATCGAAGGTCACACAGATAACACTGGTAGCGCTAAAGTAAACCAAAAACTTTCTGAAGATAGAGCTAAAGTTGTTATGGATAAGTTAATTGAAAAAGGTGTTAACCCTGCTAACTTAACTTCAGCTGGTTTTGGTTCAACTAAACCAGTAGCTACTAACAAAACTAAAGAAGGTAGAGCACTTAACAGAAGAACAGAAATTAGACACATAGGTTCAGTTTACGAAGGTAAATTGTAA
- a CDS encoding alpha/beta fold hydrolase, with protein sequence METLLYKNTQISYSDTGKGTAVVLLHGFLENKTMWDVYVSELSRKNRIITIDLLGHGETESLGYIQTMEENADVVHEVLSKLRIRKAILVGHSMGGYVALAFAELYPEKMKGLVLLNSTSKEDSPERKKNRDRAIKAVKKDYETFIRLSIANLFSEESREKHIVEIEEVKTQALKTPLQSIIASLEGMKIRKDREVLLHTTNYPKLLILGEKDPVLNYEENKKQIEDTAVELVTFPDGHVSSIENQTELLDVLTSFIKIS encoded by the coding sequence TTGGAAACACTTCTCTACAAAAACACACAAATTTCATACTCAGATACTGGAAAAGGAACTGCTGTAGTATTGCTACACGGTTTTCTAGAAAACAAAACCATGTGGGATGTTTATGTTTCTGAATTAAGTAGAAAAAATAGAATCATAACCATCGATTTATTAGGACACGGAGAAACCGAAAGTTTGGGTTATATTCAAACCATGGAAGAAAATGCCGATGTGGTTCACGAAGTTTTATCCAAATTACGAATTAGGAAAGCCATTCTAGTAGGACATTCTATGGGAGGATATGTTGCTCTGGCTTTCGCCGAATTGTATCCAGAAAAAATGAAAGGACTGGTATTACTCAACTCTACCTCCAAAGAAGACAGCCCCGAAAGGAAGAAAAACAGAGACCGAGCCATCAAAGCCGTTAAAAAAGATTATGAAACCTTCATTAGACTTTCTATTGCCAATTTGTTTAGTGAAGAAAGCAGAGAAAAACATATTGTCGAAATAGAAGAAGTAAAAACACAAGCCCTAAAAACACCTTTACAAAGTATTATTGCCTCCCTTGAAGGCATGAAAATAAGAAAAGATCGAGAAGTCCTATTACATACGACTAACTACCCAAAATTATTAATTCTGGGAGAAAAAGACCCAGTTCTGAATTACGAAGAAAATAAAAAACAAATAGAAGATACAGCTGTTGAATTAGTTACTTTTCCAGATGGACATGTGAGTTCTATTGAAAACCAAACTGAATTGCTTGATGTTTTAACTTCTTTTATCAAAATTAGCTAA
- a CDS encoding UvrD-helicase domain-containing protein — MERPSFAIYDASAGSGKTYALVKEYLRIILTANKNDAYRNILAITFTNKAVHEMKSRIVGSLSEFAKDEPNSKASDLMQDLSIDTGLSLIEIKTKSQQIIKHIIHNYAAFDISTIDKFTHKVIRAFAHDLGLPMTFEVTLDTENLLIEAVDAIIAQAGEDETLTKLLIDFTMEKTDDDKSWDISREILETGKLVLNENNRNEIVHFHDKSIRDFIAVKEKLVQLCKDLENENATSASELLLLIDRNGIDLKSFSRGTFPNHLQSIADGKFNPKNKMFREFDDIAINKTAKDRALIENIIPDLLQSLVEIYKNFEKRNFYKAFLKNITPLSLLNTVSNELEKIQNEQNILSISEFNAIIHREIQNQPAPFIYERLGERYRHFFIDEFQDTSEMQWQNLIPLIDNALSGQDDFGQKGTLMIVGDPKQSIYRWRGGKAEQFIELSKDQNPFSNPDKKLEHLDKNYRSYSQVIEFNNDFFQLLSNEFSNTDYKDLYENHSYQKINNKVGGYVNISFLPEIESSEEDEDTLDKTDLYVLATLNTIQKVISEGFEYKDIVILTRKRSQGIAIANYLTEQGIPLLSSETLMIQNATEVQLIIHTLKYLKNSSDLESKANFLQYLAQNKQDELPVHDFIAKGMDIKEEAAFEKWLENCSIELSFQNIRKKSLYEAVEIIISKFLKTNENLDTLPSGTAYVQYFLDIVLERDVRNQAGISDFLNYWDKNSEKFSIPSPEGTNAVRIMTIHKSKGLEFPVVIMPFAEEDYNRKPKDKLWLNSEEQDFDMPKVLVDNSSAIEEFGEEASVVYNLKKQEELLDNINVLYVALTRAEEQLYVISQNVKPRKDGEYPNNMASFFIKFLIQKGFYDENQLEYKFGKSVKLSVKEKHIDTTKSIPVVSEVLNPRNIKIAQREALMWGTHQLEAIEFGNVVHEILSFIETKSDIELAIAKAIENGLITTLQKEVVYSTIIEILNHQELTEHFAEGNEVLNEKTIIQKEGGVIKPDRMVINKAKEVFLLDYKTGLPNAKYHRQLENYQNAIEKMGYKVVKKALVYIGVNIDVVHL; from the coding sequence ATGGAAAGACCTTCTTTTGCTATATATGATGCCTCTGCAGGATCCGGAAAAACATATGCTCTTGTAAAAGAATATCTTAGAATTATTCTCACGGCAAACAAGAATGATGCTTACCGAAATATTCTGGCCATAACGTTTACCAACAAGGCGGTGCACGAAATGAAAAGCAGAATCGTAGGAAGTCTGTCTGAATTTGCTAAAGACGAACCCAATTCTAAAGCATCGGATTTAATGCAGGATCTGTCTATAGATACGGGACTCTCTTTAATTGAGATTAAAACCAAATCGCAACAAATTATCAAGCATATTATTCATAATTATGCTGCTTTTGATATATCTACGATTGATAAATTTACTCATAAAGTGATTCGTGCTTTCGCGCATGATTTGGGATTGCCCATGACTTTCGAGGTAACTTTGGATACCGAAAATCTGCTGATAGAAGCGGTTGATGCCATTATTGCACAAGCAGGTGAAGATGAAACGTTGACGAAATTACTGATCGATTTCACGATGGAAAAAACCGATGATGATAAATCTTGGGACATTTCGCGGGAGATTTTAGAAACAGGAAAATTAGTGCTGAATGAAAATAATCGAAATGAAATTGTACATTTTCATGATAAATCAATACGTGATTTTATAGCGGTAAAAGAAAAATTAGTTCAACTCTGTAAGGATTTGGAAAATGAAAATGCTACTAGTGCTAGCGAATTATTATTGCTAATTGATAGAAACGGAATTGATTTGAAATCATTCTCCAGAGGAACTTTTCCTAATCATCTTCAAAGTATAGCGGATGGGAAATTTAATCCAAAAAACAAGATGTTTAGGGAGTTTGATGATATTGCAATCAATAAAACAGCAAAAGATCGAGCGTTAATAGAAAATATCATACCGGATTTATTGCAAAGTCTTGTAGAAATTTACAAGAATTTCGAAAAACGAAATTTCTATAAAGCCTTTTTGAAAAATATTACACCTCTTTCATTATTAAACACGGTTAGTAATGAATTGGAAAAAATTCAAAACGAACAAAACATACTTTCGATATCTGAGTTCAATGCCATAATTCACCGAGAAATCCAAAACCAGCCTGCTCCTTTTATATATGAACGGTTAGGAGAGCGTTATCGTCACTTTTTTATTGACGAATTTCAGGATACTTCCGAAATGCAATGGCAAAACTTGATTCCGCTTATTGATAATGCGCTTTCTGGTCAAGATGATTTTGGGCAAAAAGGAACCTTAATGATTGTGGGAGATCCCAAACAATCTATTTATCGTTGGCGTGGAGGAAAAGCTGAACAGTTTATAGAGTTGAGTAAAGATCAGAATCCTTTTAGTAATCCTGATAAAAAACTGGAACATTTAGATAAAAATTACAGAAGTTATTCTCAAGTGATTGAGTTTAATAATGATTTTTTTCAACTATTGTCCAATGAATTTAGCAATACAGATTATAAAGATTTATACGAAAATCATAGCTATCAGAAGATAAATAATAAGGTGGGTGGTTATGTGAATATTTCTTTTTTGCCAGAAATTGAATCTTCAGAAGAGGATGAAGATACATTAGATAAAACAGATTTGTATGTTTTGGCAACGCTAAATACTATTCAAAAAGTAATTAGCGAAGGATTTGAATATAAAGATATTGTAATTCTAACTAGAAAGCGAAGTCAAGGAATTGCGATTGCGAATTATTTAACAGAACAAGGCATCCCGCTTTTGTCTTCCGAAACATTGATGATTCAAAATGCAACCGAAGTTCAATTGATTATTCATACATTAAAATATTTGAAGAATAGTTCGGATTTGGAGTCAAAGGCTAACTTCTTGCAATATTTAGCTCAAAATAAACAAGATGAATTGCCTGTTCATGATTTTATAGCCAAAGGAATGGACATAAAAGAAGAAGCTGCTTTCGAAAAATGGCTCGAAAACTGCAGTATAGAACTTTCTTTTCAAAACATTAGAAAAAAATCATTGTATGAAGCAGTTGAGATTATTATTTCAAAGTTTTTAAAAACCAATGAGAATCTGGATACACTTCCTTCGGGAACAGCTTATGTACAATATTTTTTAGATATTGTTCTCGAACGAGATGTACGCAATCAAGCTGGAATTTCTGATTTTCTAAATTATTGGGATAAAAACTCAGAGAAGTTTAGCATTCCTTCTCCCGAAGGGACGAATGCGGTTCGAATAATGACTATTCATAAATCAAAAGGATTGGAATTTCCAGTTGTAATAATGCCTTTTGCCGAAGAAGATTATAATAGAAAACCGAAAGATAAGTTATGGCTGAATTCAGAAGAACAAGATTTTGATATGCCAAAAGTGTTAGTAGACAATAGCAGTGCTATAGAAGAATTTGGAGAAGAAGCTTCGGTTGTTTATAATTTAAAAAAGCAAGAAGAATTATTAGATAATATTAATGTGTTGTATGTGGCTTTAACTAGAGCTGAAGAACAATTGTATGTTATTTCTCAAAATGTAAAACCCAGAAAAGATGGAGAGTATCCAAACAATATGGCTTCATTTTTTATAAAATTTTTGATACAAAAAGGTTTTTATGATGAAAATCAATTAGAATATAAATTTGGGAAATCTGTAAAGTTGTCTGTAAAAGAGAAGCATATTGATACTACCAAAAGTATTCCAGTAGTTTCTGAGGTACTGAATCCAAGAAATATAAAAATAGCCCAAAGAGAGGCATTAATGTGGGGAACACACCAGCTCGAAGCCATAGAATTTGGGAATGTAGTGCATGAAATACTTTCTTTTATAGAAACAAAGAGTGATATAGAATTGGCTATTGCTAAAGCAATTGAAAATGGACTAATTACGACTCTGCAAAAAGAAGTTGTTTATAGTACTATTATTGAAATTCTGAATCATCAGGAATTGACGGAACATTTTGCTGAAGGGAACGAAGTTTTAAATGAGAAAACCATCATTCAAAAAGAGGGAGGTGTGATTAAGCCAGATCGAATGGTGATTAATAAAGCAAAAGAAGTTTTTTTATTAGACTATAAAACGGGGCTTCCAAATGCAAAATATCATCGACAATTGGAAAATTATCAAAATGCAATTGAAAAAATGGGCTATAAAGTTGTAAAAAAAGCACTTGTATATATAGGAGTCAATATTGATGTAGTACATTTGTGA
- a CDS encoding ATP-binding cassette domain-containing protein: protein MKNHLLEIDSIQKTFDNKNILSDVYLKCETSDIIGLLGRNGSGKSTLLKIIFGITRADFKFIRIDGCVKAKTKDLFAEISYLPQDNCIPKVFSIKKAIQLSVSEEKILEFCGDEMIRTMLDKKVSNLSGGELRYLEIKIVLNNSSKFVLLDEPYNGLSPLMVEKVNELIVENSKTKGIIISDHNYENVIKVSNKLVLLKEGKAHHLLCKEELIEKGYLIEGKLANFDKRS, encoded by the coding sequence TTGAAAAATCATTTATTGGAGATTGATAGCATTCAAAAAACTTTTGACAACAAAAACATATTGTCCGATGTTTATTTAAAATGTGAAACTAGCGATATTATTGGACTTCTTGGTAGAAATGGTTCGGGAAAATCAACTTTGTTAAAGATTATTTTTGGGATAACCCGTGCCGATTTTAAGTTCATTAGAATTGACGGTTGTGTGAAAGCCAAAACCAAAGATTTATTTGCAGAAATTAGCTATTTGCCACAAGATAATTGTATTCCTAAGGTATTCTCAATTAAAAAAGCGATACAACTTTCAGTCTCAGAAGAGAAGATTCTAGAGTTTTGTGGAGATGAAATGATTAGGACAATGTTAGATAAGAAAGTTTCTAATTTGTCTGGAGGAGAATTACGTTATTTAGAAATTAAAATTGTTCTCAATAATTCTTCTAAATTTGTTTTGCTAGATGAGCCTTATAATGGCTTGTCTCCTTTGATGGTTGAGAAGGTAAATGAATTAATTGTTGAGAATTCAAAAACTAAGGGAATTATTATTTCTGATCATAATTATGAAAATGTAATTAAAGTGTCAAACAAATTGGTTTTACTCAAAGAAGGTAAGGCGCATCATTTGCTTTGCAAAGAAGAGCTAATAGAGAAAGGATATTTGATAGAGGGGAAGTTAGCTAATTTTGATAAAAGAAGTTAA
- a CDS encoding PD-(D/E)XK nuclease family protein gives MTNTSFLDKIATVIITEYNDLLADTIIVLPNKRAKIFLIEALKKQTEGNIFSPEIISIEDFVQSIAGIRAVDPIELLFEFYEVYLSITEKKNQQSFEIFANWAKTLLQDFNEIDRYLLDSNHVLSYLKDIEDIKKWGIEVESKTQLLENYIDFWKLLPKYYQSLYEHLLKNGIGYQGLIYREAVKNIGSFSKSILGKQFIFAGFNALNASEEKIIQHLIASDQAKIYWDADQTFLNDPYHDAGLFVRRFKESWKHYKSHPFEWIVDDFSNTKNIQIIGTPKTIGQAKIAGSIIEKINIENPSATLDKVAIVLGEENLLIPLLYSLPNTVGALNITMGYSSKNNPAQILIAKLFKMHTNALSRSNSSYVFYYKDVLDILTHPLIEPYANTSALVGIINKNNYTFISHHKLLELSDNSSDLFLLVFQKWEKGSIAVLETISSLLLKVKNNLNNENEEEKIAKTFVYAIFKVINKLINYYSKHKEIDTIDTLYAIYKQVIDLAEVSFEGEPLNGLQIMGVLESRVLDFETVIITSMNEGKFPAGKSQNSFIPYDVKRELGLPTFKEKDAIYTYHFYHLLQRAKNIYLLYNTESEGLDAGEKSRFITQLEVEKKSKHILSHEIYNAVLPETAYLPMKIPKSEKVMTRLKEIAEKGFSPSALTSYMRNPIEFYFQKVLRISEVEEVEENIALNTLGTIIHETLRVLFEPLVGKFISETDIQNCIKRIDSEVLTQFKLVYKEGEIKKGRNLLAFEVAKRNVFNFLKVELESIKNGDVIKILELEKTFERMLQHPGLPFPVLIRGNVDRIEERNGIIRIIDYKTGKVEKSSVMLKSWKGLTEDIKNDKIIQVLAYAYMYEENANGKPIEAGIISFKNLKAGFLPFNFKEEKESIAIINDEIQSNYLEQIILLLTEILDVTIPFEEKII, from the coding sequence ATGACAAATACCTCTTTTCTAGATAAAATTGCAACAGTAATAATAACAGAATACAATGATTTATTAGCTGATACAATTATAGTATTGCCTAATAAAAGGGCTAAAATATTTCTTATTGAAGCATTAAAGAAACAAACTGAAGGGAATATATTTTCTCCAGAAATTATTAGTATTGAAGATTTTGTTCAAAGTATTGCAGGGATAAGAGCTGTCGACCCAATTGAATTGCTTTTTGAGTTTTATGAAGTCTATTTGTCAATTACAGAAAAAAAGAATCAACAGTCTTTTGAAATTTTTGCCAATTGGGCAAAAACTTTATTGCAAGATTTTAATGAAATAGATAGATATCTATTAGACTCCAATCATGTTTTATCGTATTTAAAAGATATAGAAGATATCAAAAAATGGGGAATTGAGGTTGAAAGTAAAACTCAGTTGCTCGAAAATTATATTGATTTTTGGAAATTACTTCCAAAATATTATCAATCTCTATATGAACATTTGCTTAAAAATGGAATAGGTTATCAAGGTTTGATTTATCGGGAAGCGGTGAAAAATATTGGTAGTTTTTCAAAATCAATATTAGGGAAGCAATTTATTTTTGCAGGTTTTAATGCTTTGAATGCTTCAGAGGAAAAAATAATTCAACATCTTATTGCTTCAGATCAGGCAAAAATATATTGGGATGCCGATCAAACATTTCTAAATGATCCTTATCATGATGCCGGTTTATTTGTACGCCGTTTTAAAGAAAGTTGGAAACACTATAAATCACATCCTTTTGAATGGATTGTAGATGATTTTTCGAATACAAAAAACATTCAAATTATTGGTACTCCAAAGACGATTGGTCAAGCTAAGATTGCGGGAAGTATTATAGAAAAAATCAATATTGAAAATCCAAGTGCTACATTAGATAAGGTGGCTATTGTTTTAGGTGAAGAGAATTTGTTGATTCCATTGTTGTATTCTCTGCCCAATACTGTAGGAGCTTTGAATATTACCATGGGATATTCGAGTAAAAATAATCCAGCTCAAATTCTGATTGCTAAATTATTTAAGATGCACACTAATGCATTATCTAGAAGCAATAGCAGCTATGTTTTTTATTATAAAGATGTATTGGATATATTAACTCACCCATTAATTGAACCTTATGCGAACACTAGCGCTTTAGTTGGAATTATCAATAAAAATAATTACACATTTATCAGTCATCATAAGTTATTGGAGTTAAGTGATAACTCTAGCGATTTATTCTTACTTGTATTTCAAAAATGGGAGAAAGGTTCTATTGCAGTTTTAGAAACTATCTCTAGTTTGTTGTTGAAAGTGAAGAATAATTTGAATAATGAAAATGAAGAAGAAAAAATAGCCAAAACTTTTGTTTATGCCATTTTTAAAGTGATTAACAAACTAATTAATTACTATTCTAAACATAAAGAAATTGACACGATTGATACATTATATGCAATTTACAAGCAAGTAATTGATTTAGCGGAAGTTTCTTTTGAAGGGGAACCTTTGAATGGTTTGCAAATTATGGGGGTTCTTGAAAGTAGGGTTTTGGATTTTGAAACCGTAATTATTACTTCTATGAATGAAGGTAAATTTCCAGCTGGTAAATCACAAAACTCTTTCATTCCATATGATGTGAAGCGTGAATTGGGATTGCCTACTTTCAAAGAGAAAGATGCTATTTATACTTATCATTTTTATCATTTATTACAACGTGCTAAAAATATTTATTTACTGTATAATACCGAAAGTGAGGGACTGGATGCTGGAGAAAAAAGTCGCTTCATTACCCAATTGGAGGTAGAGAAAAAAAGTAAGCACATTTTATCCCATGAAATTTATAATGCGGTTTTGCCTGAAACTGCTTATTTGCCAATGAAAATCCCAAAATCGGAGAAGGTGATGACGCGTTTGAAGGAAATAGCTGAAAAAGGCTTTTCACCTTCGGCACTGACGAGTTATATGCGAAATCCGATTGAGTTTTATTTTCAGAAGGTTTTGAGAATAAGTGAAGTCGAAGAGGTTGAGGAAAACATTGCCTTGAATACTTTGGGGACAATTATACATGAGACTTTGCGGGTTTTATTTGAGCCTTTGGTTGGTAAGTTTATTTCAGAAACTGATATTCAAAATTGTATCAAACGAATTGACTCTGAAGTTTTGACTCAATTTAAATTGGTTTATAAAGAAGGAGAAATAAAGAAAGGAAGGAATTTATTGGCTTTTGAAGTAGCAAAGCGTAATGTTTTTAACTTCTTGAAAGTAGAGCTCGAAAGTATCAAAAATGGGGATGTTATAAAGATTCTGGAACTTGAAAAAACTTTCGAAAGAATGCTGCAACACCCAGGTTTGCCTTTTCCTGTTTTGATTAGAGGAAATGTAGATAGGATTGAAGAACGCAACGGAATAATCAGAATTATTGATTACAAAACGGGTAAAGTAGAGAAATCTAGTGTCATGCTTAAGTCGTGGAAAGGTTTGACGGAAGATATAAAAAATGATAAAATAATTCAGGTTCTTGCATATGCCTATATGTATGAGGAAAACGCAAATGGGAAACCCATAGAAGCGGGAATTATTTCTTTTAAAAATTTAAAAGCAGGTTTTTTGCCCTTTAATTTTAAAGAAGAAAAAGAGAGTATTGCTATTATAAATGATGAAATACAATCTAATTATTTGGAACAAATTATTTTGTTATTAACTGAAATATTGGATGTAACAATTCCTTTTGAAGAAAAAATTATATAA
- the kbl gene encoding glycine C-acetyltransferase, with amino-acid sequence MYGKIQQHLQSELQAIEENGIFKKERIITSPQGAEITISTGETVLNFCANNYLGLSSHLEVVQAAKDALDTHGFGMSSVRFICGTQDIHKTLEKKIADFYGTEDTILYAAAFDANGGVFEPLFGENDAIISDSLNHASIIDGVRLCKSARYRYENSNMEDLEQQLIKANAAGARFKIIVTDGVFSMDGVVAPLDKICDLADKYDALVMVDECHAAGFIGATGKGTLEAKGVMGRVDIITGTLGKALGGAMGGYTTAKKEIIELLRQRSRPYLFSNSLAPAIVGASIKVFELLEKDTTLRDKLEWNTNYFKAGMKKAGFDIIDGDSAIVPVMLYDAKLAQSMANELLKEGIYVIGFFFPVVPKDKARIRVQLSAAHSKEHLDKAIQAFITVGQTFNVI; translated from the coding sequence ATGTACGGAAAAATACAACAACACCTTCAGTCAGAGCTTCAAGCTATTGAAGAAAACGGAATTTTCAAAAAAGAAAGAATTATTACTTCTCCACAAGGGGCTGAAATTACCATTTCAACAGGAGAAACAGTTTTAAATTTTTGTGCCAATAATTATTTAGGGCTGTCTTCACATCTAGAAGTGGTGCAAGCAGCTAAAGATGCTTTGGATACTCATGGTTTTGGAATGTCATCAGTTCGTTTTATTTGTGGGACACAAGATATTCATAAAACATTAGAAAAAAAGATAGCCGATTTTTATGGAACTGAAGATACTATATTATATGCAGCGGCTTTTGATGCAAACGGAGGGGTGTTTGAGCCGTTGTTTGGAGAAAACGATGCTATTATCTCAGATAGTTTGAATCATGCGTCTATAATAGACGGGGTGCGTTTGTGTAAATCGGCCAGATACCGCTATGAAAATAGTAATATGGAAGATCTAGAGCAGCAATTGATAAAAGCTAATGCTGCTGGAGCTCGCTTTAAAATAATAGTTACTGATGGTGTCTTCTCTATGGATGGAGTTGTGGCGCCATTAGATAAAATATGTGACCTAGCGGATAAGTATGATGCCTTGGTTATGGTTGATGAATGTCATGCAGCAGGATTTATAGGAGCAACAGGAAAAGGAACCCTTGAAGCTAAAGGTGTAATGGGACGTGTAGATATTATTACAGGAACTTTAGGGAAAGCATTGGGAGGAGCCATGGGCGGATATACAACCGCTAAGAAGGAAATAATAGAATTGTTGCGTCAACGTTCAAGACCATATTTATTTTCAAATTCATTAGCTCCTGCTATTGTTGGTGCATCTATTAAGGTGTTTGAATTGTTAGAAAAAGATACTACACTTAGAGATAAGTTAGAATGGAATACTAATTATTTCAAAGCAGGAATGAAAAAAGCAGGTTTTGATATAATAGATGGAGATTCTGCTATTGTGCCAGTAATGCTTTATGATGCTAAATTAGCACAGTCTATGGCAAATGAACTTCTAAAGGAAGGAATTTATGTAATTGGCTTCTTTTTTCCAGTGGTACCTAAAGACAAAGCTAGGATAAGAGTGCAATTATCTGCGGCACATTCTAAGGAACATTTGGATAAAGCCATTCAGGCATTTATAACTGTAGGACAGACTTTTAATGTAATATAA